A single window of Nicotiana sylvestris chromosome 3, ASM39365v2, whole genome shotgun sequence DNA harbors:
- the LOC138888238 gene encoding uncharacterized protein, which produces MKEDTSIRDMHTRFTSIVNEFHTLGEIIPRNKLVRKILSVLPGSWESKANAIMEAKNLQMLTINEHIGNLKTYEMKKKKDYERRESKKEKSLVLKADNSDSDSSSESEGDDEPGDTSMIVIESEVVEYDSIFALMAKYDVDEDDDDDEALQGGSVSFGNDKKRYILEVGTIGRTLTHSIENVYYVNGLKYNLLSVYQICDKGNKVEFLSKSCTVTKLITGEVVLIAKGFKNIYVANFDSLNGGDLTYFAWTLFLRTKEETFQVFAAFVKQIQVGMNHNIVSIRSDRDTDFDNAKFDEFCAENGMS; this is translated from the exons ATGAAGGAGGATACGTCCATTCGGGACATGCATACTCGGTTTACTTCTATCGTAAATGAGTTTCACACTCTTGGAGAAATTATCCCAAGGAATAAACTGGTCAGAAAAATACTCAGTGTGTTGCCTGGTTCCTGGGAGAGCAAAGCCAATGCTATCATGGAAGCCAAAAATCTGCAGATGCTGACTATTAACGAACACATTGGAAATCTGAAAACctatgaaatgaaaaagaagaaagattATGAAAGAAGAGAATCCAAAAAGGAGAAGAGCTTGGTTCTCAAGGCAGACAACAGTGACTCAG ATTCTTCTAGTGAATCTGAGGGTGATGATGAACCAGGAGACACCTCCATGATAGTCATTGAGAGCGAAGTTGTAGAATATGATTCCATATTTGCCCTAATGGCAAAATATGATGtggatgaagatgatgatgacGATGAG GCCCTGCAAGGTGGGAGTGTGTCTTTTGGAAATGACAAAAAGAGATACATTTTGGAAGTTGGAACGATTGGGAGAACACTCACTCACTCAATTGAAAATGTGTATTATGTAAATGGCTTGAAATATAACTTGCTGAGTGTCTATCAAATCTGTGACAAAGGAAACAAAGTGGAGTTCTTGTCAAAGTCTTGCACTGTCACCAAACTTATAACTGGTGAAGTGGTTCTAATTGCAAAAGGATTTAAAAATATCTATGTTGCAAACTTTGATTCTCTGAATGGTGGTGATCTTACAT ATTTTGCATGGACTTTATTTCTCAGAACTAAGGAAGAAACCTTTCAAGTCTTTGCTGCTTTTGTGAAACAGATTCAAGTAGGGATGAACCATAATATTGTGAGCATTAGATCTGATCGTGACACCGATTTTGACAATGCaaaatttgatgaattctgtGCTGAAAATGGCATGTCATAA